The DNA sequence CCCGGGTTCCGGCCTCCCCCGATTCAACGATCAGAGCTATCGGGAGTCACCGGGATCTGGCGGTGGCCGCGAAACGTAATCAGATCCCGTTCCACCGTCCGGTCCAGGTCGATGGCTTCCGGTGGCAGATATGCCAGTACGGTTTCCAGCGCCACAGCGATCTCGAGTCTGGCCACATGCTTTCCCGCGCAGACGTGCGGGCCATGCCCAAACGTGCGACTGGCCGCCGGCCTGCGGTCGAGTCGCACGGTTTCGGGCATTGGGAACGCCTCCGGGTCGCGATTGGCGCTGGCCAGGACCGGAACCACAGCAGTATTCGCGGGGATTGCGATCCCCGCGATGGTCAGGGGCTCCGCAGCGATCCGGGTTGCGGCGTATTGCAGCGGGGGGTCGTAACGCAGGAGTTCGTCGGTGGCATCGAGGCTGTCGACCTGACCCGAGGCCAGGCTGCGCCAGGCTTCGGGGTTCCGCGCGAGTGACACGACGGCGTTGCCCAGGCCGTCCACTGCCGTTTCCTGCCCGGCGAACAGGAGGAAGACGAGATTGGTCACCAAGTCTTCCCGCGACCAGTTCCCGCCTTCGTACAGTTCCAGGAAGCGCATGCAAAGACCGTCCGGGTGCGGCTTCGTCGTCGTCAGGGTACGTTCGACGCGTCGCGCCAGAGCAACCGCGGCGGGGGCGTGTCCCGAGCAGGGCGAATCCTCGTGCTGCAGGTCCAGCGCCCGTGCCAAGCGCGCTGTTTCCTCCTTCAGGGCCAGTGGGTCGCCGAGTGGCAGGCCCATGAGGTCGCCGAGGGCTCCCACAATGTAGGGGGAGGCAAAGTCGGCGACCAGATCGAAATGCTTGCGCCGGCAGCACGCGTCGAGCAGCGACTGGGCTCGTGCCTGCAAGGCGGCCCGCCGTGGCTGTACGGAGGCCATGGTCATGGCCTGGCTCATCGGGCGGCGCAGCACGGCATGGGCGGGCGGATCCGTAAATAGCACAGCCGCGAGGATCATCCGGAAATCCGGGGTGGCCTTTAAGGCGTCGCGAATGATCCGGTATTCCGCGGTCTCCGGGGCCTGGAGCAGCGCGGGGTGGGCCAGGCCTCGGGTCACCGCGTGGTGGGAGAACAGATAGAGCGCATCGCCGAAGACGCGCTGAGGCGGTCGGCCCCAGGCCGCGGGTGCGCGTTCGCGGAACCACCGGTACTGGTCATAGCGCCCCCCATCGCGGGCGGCGAGGAAGGGGTCGAAAAATGGTGCCGGATTCATGGCCCGTCCCCTGCACGCGCTGCGCCTAGCGGTTTGGCAAAGATCACACGAAAGCCACCAGAAGCACGATCCTCAGGCAGGAATCCTGGAGCAAGGTGAAGGAACTCGCAGCCGAGGCGGCGATGGTAGTAACGAAGCACGGGGTCGCGAATCAGCAGCCGCAGATCGGGGCGCAGGCCGGTGCACAGCCAGTCGTCGATTGCCCGCTGAAATTGCGGGTCGTGGCGAATCCGGTCTGGTCCTGGGCCGGCAGTACCTGCGTAGGAGGGGCATCGACCGTCGCCTACAAGGAACCGGGCGCCGTTCGCCCGGGCGTCGCAGATCACCGCATCGATCACGCGTTCTGCGCTTCCGCGGCCCCGCTGTGCTGGGGTCACGCACAGGTTGTACACATACGTCGAGCGCACAGGTGTGCTTGCCGGGGACGTGGAGAACGACTCGAAGTCGCGTGGAAACGTCGTGGCATTGGTGGGGTCCGCGGCGGTGTGATAGAAACAAGCGGCCGCAACGAAGCGGTGTTCGAACGCGGCGACGACCACCCGGTGCCCACGCAACAAGCGCATTCGGATCGTGCTTGCGTCGGCGCGCAGCCCGGAGGGCCATGCTTCCGATTCGAGTTGCGCGAGCCCGTCAATGTCCCGGCTCTGGGCCGTCATCAGACGTATCTTCATCGGCGGCGGAATTGGAGGCCGTGGTCAGGCGCGGCATGAGACCAGGTCTGGACCCCAAGATGATCTACTACGTTTGTGTTGAACGCTTTGCGCATACTCTTGCCTCGATGCTGGTCCATTTTCGACCGGATCTTCGCCACCGTTTGCGCGTGATTCCGTACGCCCGGCTCGAATTGCTGGATAGGGTACACGCGGGCGTGGTGATCTGGGCAGACGTGGACCGCATCGCGCCAGCAATGCGCCAGCGCGCGGCGGCCATCCATGAACGACTTGCCGGCCGCGGCATCCGGCTGTTGAATCACCCGGAACGCAGTCTCCGCCGATTTCAGTTGCTCGACGCGCTGGCGGCCTCAGGGCACAACGCATTTCGGGTGTTTCGGCCGGGCGCCTTGCCACCGGACTTGCGGTTTCCGGTTTTCCTGCGACGGGAAGCAGGTGCGTTGGCAGTCCCGCCGGATCTCCTTCCAGACCGGGCGTCGTTACTGAACGCCCTGGACGCTGCGCCCATGCAGGGCGCGAACGATGATGACTGGATCGTCGCGGAATATTCGGCCGAGTCCGAAGCCGATGGCCATTTCCGCAAGTACGGTGCCTACCGGATCGGCGACACGGTGTTCGCGCAGCACTGCTTCATCTCTCCTTCGTGGTTCGTGAAGCACCCGCCGGCCGGGATGAACGACTCGCATCGGCTCGAGCACCGCGAGTACGTGCGGCAGAACCCGCACGCCGACTGGGTCCTCCAGATGTTCGATTTGGCGGGAATCGCTTACGGCCGAATCGACTACGGTCGCATCGCGGGTCGGTTGCAGGTGTTCGAAATCAACACCAATCCGATGGTGCTCGGGAATCCGCAAACGCGTTTCGATCCGAACCTGCGGCCCTACGCCGACCGCTGGGCCGAAGCCGTGATCGCACTCGATTCGACCGCCAGTGCTGCTCCTGCGTCGGATCCGGCCATCGATCGCCTCCAGCGGCGGATCCTGTTGCGCCTGTATGCATCAGCGTACCGTGCACGGTGGCGCAGGCTCGTAGCCGGTGTCCGCGCTTGGTGGGGCCATCGAGCGCGGTGAAACGCGCTGGCAGTTGGGCCGCTTCGCGCGGGGGCAGTGTTCAGGCGTTGGGTGCGAGGCGACCCAAGTGCCCATCCCGGTGCTTGCGCGCCAGCTGGCAGTGATCGCTAGATGTGGGCGATACGGGTTGCAAGAAGCTGCGGTTCCTCGGTCTTTTGAACGGCACCGAAGCGGGCCGAGCAGGGCGTATCGCGGTCGTGGATCTTGCCGTCCTTTTTCGCACGATGATAGCCCGGCCCGGGGCCGATGCCTGGAGCCGATGGGTTCGGCACGGCGGCCAAGCAGGCCTGTGTCATCGATCCTGTTGCCGGTCGCCATACGATGGGGGCGGGTGGCGTTCGCGTTGAGGGCGCCCATGTGGCTGGATCGATGACATGGAATCCGATCCCTGTGTTACGGTTGGCCACACAGGCGCCGGCGCGTTCAGGGATCGCCTTCCTGGGCTACTTGCAAAGCGCCGCATGAGGATATGGCCGAAGTTTTTCTGTAGAGTGTCCGGCTGTGGTCTGGGGAAGCCATTGCGCGAAGTCGCTGCTGTCGTCAGATGTGGGGCGGTCTCCTGATCGAGGGATTGGTGGTCGATGACGAGGTGTCGCAGGCTATGATGGATGTCAGGGTCCCCGTGAACTTTCTTGTCGACGGAACCAAGACTCTGTATTTGCGGGGGCTTCCCGACCCCGGTGAGGCGATGGTCCTGCTCGAGCACCGTGTGCTCGAAAACCCGCGAGATCTGTTCAGCCACGTTCGGCGTGTGCTTCTGGCGATTGATCAGGGGGACGCCTTCGCTCTGGAGGGAGCGCTGACCGATCTGTTCATCGTTCTCGGGGGCAACGGGATCGCTCTGAAGGAGTTGCTCCTGTATCTCGTCGAATCCCGTTTTCCGGAATCGTTGGCGGAGCATTTCCGGCGGCACCTCGAGGCGGGTTTCGAGCCATGGGATGCCGCGGTTGCGCAGACCGACGCTTCGGTATTGTCGCTGGGCTTTTCCGGGATGCACGACCTGGTGATCCAGGGCGAGCCGGATGCGGCCTCCGGCTTTTCCAGCGCGCTTGAGGAGGCGCGGTCTTGCCTTGAGTACGGCCAGGTCGACGCGGCACGCGACGTGCTGGAGTGGGCCTTGAAGCAGGATCCGACGGACGAACACCTCGCCACTGAGCTTCTGGAAATTTATACCTACACTCGGGATACTCAGCGGCGCGAGGCGATGCGCGAATTTCTGGAGCTGCATCGGCCAAACCTCCCGGAGGGTTGGTACGCTTAGATTCCTGGTTCGGGGGAGGGGATGCCGCAGCGCTCGGGGGTTCTGCTTTGGGGGAATTTGTATTGTCGGCTGTATTGTCGCTGCCGGGTCTTGGTCCGCGATATGCGCGATGAGTCCCGGTCGCGCGGGCGTTTGTTGGCGGCTGCTGCTCGAGGGGCATGCGCGTTTCTGGCTCGTGCTGGGGCATCCTATGCACGCCTCGGATGCTCGTGTCGGCCCCTGAGTGCCGTGCTGCGGACGCGCGCAAACGTCCTTGCTGGCACCCCCTTTATCCGGCGTGCGGACCAGGGCGAATTATGAAGGGAGTCGATTGTGAAAAAACCCTCTGACACCCAACCTCTGCGTGTGGCTGTGCTGGGGCTCGATGACCGTGGAGAGAATCTCTTCGGGATGTTCATACGGGGGCCGGCCAAGGGTATCTGCAGGCTGGCGCCGGAGGCGGATGCGGAGGCCGTGCTCGTCGATGTCGACGGGCCCGAAGGTCCCGAGCTGTGGGCAGTAGTTCGCGAGCGTTTTCAGGGGCCGATCGCCGTGATGTCGGTGCGGGACCAGAATCTGGGTGATGCTGTTTGGATCCGGAAACCGCTGACGGTCGACAGTTTCGAAGAGTCGATCGATCGGATCCGTAGGCAACTTGCGGGTGCGCGACGCAAGGCGGGTGCAAGGCCCCCTTCCAAGACGCCGTCGTTGGGGGGCGCTGCGCGGTTCGTTTCGCACGACAACGATGCCGCAGCTCTGGAGTCGGGGCCGGTCCCGGTCGGCCTGGTCGGGCTTGACCCAAAGGCAGCAAAGCTCTTCGGCATGTTCGTCCAGGAGGCGGCGCAGGGTAGCTGTGAACTCGTCGACGAATGGCATGCCAAGGTGCTGATTGTCAACGGGGAAGGCAGCGAAGGCCTCGATCTCTGGAAAAGGGTACGCGCCCGTTTCGGTGGCCCGGTAGCCGTGATGTCAAGCCAGGATCCCGACCTTGAGGACGTCGTCTGGATCAGCAAGCCGCTTACTGTTGACGGCTTTCATGCTTCCCTGGAGCTGGTCAAGGGTCAATTGGCCGGCAAGAGGTTGCCCCCGCGGCGGCAACCCGCGCCTGGCGCACCCACCCGGGGCCAGAGTGGGCCGAACGCACTCGCTGGCGCCAACAACCTCGCTGGCGCCAACAACCCTGCGGACCCGGCGCAGAACCCCGTCGCCGGGCGGGCTGCGGATCCCGCCCGGCTGGGCCGTTCGGGCGCGTCTACCGATGATGCGGCCAGCGATCTGAGTACCAGTCAGGCGGCCGGAATGATCTGGGCTCCCGAGCAGGCTGAAGCCTGTTGCGGCGACATCGACGAAGCCGCTTACCTCGATCCGGCGCGTCATGAAGAGGTCGAATACGACCCGTCCGTGTACTTTCAGGGGCTTCTGGAGAGAGCGTACGTCGATTCGGCGCGTCTGCGCGTGCCTGTCGTTCTGGACGATCTGGGCCAGAGGATCCTTGTCTTGCCTGCAACCAAGCAGGTCTACAGCGAGGTCGGCGAGCGAGTCTTCCGGCCATTGTGCATGCAGCCGCTGGGAGTCGGCAAAGGCAACCTCCGCGTGCTGAATCGGGATGAGCCTTCGGAGTTCGCTTCGGATGACCCGAATCTGCATGAATACTATCAAATCCTGTGGATGGCCACGTTGTGGGCGGCACGCGGTCGCATCCCGGTCGGAACCGACCCTGAAGCACCCGTGCGCTTTCGGCACTGGCCCAATTTCACTCGATTGCTGATTCCAACGCACGCCATGCAGATTGCTGCGCTCTGGACGCGAGGGCCGGTCTCGTTGCTGGAAACGGCGCGGTTACTGGGGGTTCCCCATCGCTATGTATTCACCATGTATAGCGGTTGTCTGGCCCTCGGCCTGGTCGAGCGCCGAGCGAAGCCGAGGGGGGCGGTTTCGCCGGTCGTGCCGCAGCCAGTCGCGGATCGGCCAGTCACTCAGGAAAAGCGGAGTTTCCTCGGTCGGCTCCTGCGCAAGCTGACCGGGGATCGCTGAAAAAGGAAAAGACCGTGGCAAATTACAAGATTCTTTTTGCCGGGCCTGTTGGTGCGGGCAAGACCACTGCTATCCGTGCTATCAGTGATATCCCGACCGTCAGTACAGACGAAGCCGCCAGTGACATGGCTCGGAATCGCAAACCGGCGACCACCGTTGCAATGGATTACGGCCTGATGAAGCTGGGTGGGGGGAATAGCGTGCATTTGTACGGAACCCCTGGGCAGGAACGTTTCGATTTCATGTGGGATATTCTGAAAGAGGGGGGGCTTGGGCTGGTCCTCCTGCTGGACAATACGCGATCCAACCGCTTCAAGGATCTCAGTTTTTTTGTCACGGCATTCCGTGAGTTTATCGATAACACCAGCCTGGCGATCGGCGTTACACGGATGGATGAACAGCGTGAGCCCGGCTTGGAACTCTGCAACGAGCATCTCAGGTCGCTTGGTCTAAAGTGTCCGATCTTTGAGGTCGATGCGCGCAGTCGACGCGATGTGTCGTTGCTGGTCCAGGCTCTGCTTTATACGATTGACCCGGGGGTTGTCGAAGATGTCTGATTACGAACTCGTTCCAGGGTTGTATGTGGCTCCGTCACCAGCGGGCGCCTATTACGCGGTGTCGGGAACCAAAATGGATGGCGCGCGTCGCGTGCTTCTGCATCTGATGTCATTGGATAGCAGCCCTGAGCTGACACCTGACCTATTTCAGGAGATCAACGGTTTGGACACGGATGATCCGGCCGGATACCTGCACCGAATGCAATCCATGCATCTGCTTGAGGGGTTCCCCGAGCCGCGCGCCAGACCGGCCGACAGTATCGAAAATGCGATGCCGGGGCTGCTCGGGGATCTGGCTGGGCCAAAGGGGAAGGCGCTACTCGCGGACGAACATGGATTCTATCTGTCGACTCATGGGTTTCCCCACGAAACCGCCGAGGAACTCGCGGCCCTTGCGGCGGACGTGGGCGGCCTGGATCAGCGGCATCGGCGATTGCTGGAGGGCAACCTCGCCTTGCAGACGTCGGCCTGGGGATTGCTCACCGCAGGGGGGAACAGCGAACTGGGTTTCTGGCCCCTGTATGTTGGGAGTGTCCGTTTCTCACTCGTGTTGAAGGGGCGCCCCAGGCTCAACAAGGCAGCATTGGTGGATGTGGTGTGGATGCTGGTCAATCGGTACGGATCTGGATAGATGAGATCGTCGGCCGGGTGTCGACTGTTGCGGGCCGGGCACGAACGGGTGTAA is a window from the Thioalkalivibrio paradoxus ARh 1 genome containing:
- a CDS encoding cytochrome P450, coding for MNPAPFFDPFLAARDGGRYDQYRWFRERAPAAWGRPPQRVFGDALYLFSHHAVTRGLAHPALLQAPETAEYRIIRDALKATPDFRMILAAVLFTDPPAHAVLRRPMSQAMTMASVQPRRAALQARAQSLLDACCRRKHFDLVADFASPYIVGALGDLMGLPLGDPLALKEETARLARALDLQHEDSPCSGHAPAAVALARRVERTLTTTKPHPDGLCMRFLELYEGGNWSREDLVTNLVFLLFAGQETAVDGLGNAVVSLARNPEAWRSLASGQVDSLDATDELLRYDPPLQYAATRIAAEPLTIAGIAIPANTAVVPVLASANRDPEAFPMPETVRLDRRPAASRTFGHGPHVCAGKHVARLEIAVALETVLAYLPPEAIDLDRTVERDLITFRGHRQIPVTPDSSDR
- a CDS encoding GNAT family N-acetyltransferase — encoded protein: MTAQSRDIDGLAQLESEAWPSGLRADASTIRMRLLRGHRVVVAAFEHRFVAAACFYHTAADPTNATTFPRDFESFSTSPASTPVRSTYVYNLCVTPAQRGRGSAERVIDAVICDARANGARFLVGDGRCPSYAGTAGPGPDRIRHDPQFQRAIDDWLCTGLRPDLRLLIRDPVLRYYHRRLGCEFLHLAPGFLPEDRASGGFRVIFAKPLGAARAGDGP
- a CDS encoding type IV pilus assembly protein FimV, which translates into the protein MWGGLLIEGLVVDDEVSQAMMDVRVPVNFLVDGTKTLYLRGLPDPGEAMVLLEHRVLENPRDLFSHVRRVLLAIDQGDAFALEGALTDLFIVLGGNGIALKELLLYLVESRFPESLAEHFRRHLEAGFEPWDAAVAQTDASVLSLGFSGMHDLVIQGEPDAASGFSSALEEARSCLEYGQVDAARDVLEWALKQDPTDEHLATELLEIYTYTRDTQRREAMREFLELHRPNLPEGWYA
- a CDS encoding GTP-binding protein, producing the protein MANYKILFAGPVGAGKTTAIRAISDIPTVSTDEAASDMARNRKPATTVAMDYGLMKLGGGNSVHLYGTPGQERFDFMWDILKEGGLGLVLLLDNTRSNRFKDLSFFVTAFREFIDNTSLAIGVTRMDEQREPGLELCNEHLRSLGLKCPIFEVDARSRRDVSLLVQALLYTIDPGVVEDV